Proteins encoded within one genomic window of Rossellomorea vietnamensis:
- a CDS encoding 3-hydroxybutyrate dehydrogenase encodes MVENKVVVITGSASGIGFELGKSYAENGSKVVLTDLNEEGVKAAAENLKDLGYEAIGLKADVTSEEDIRNMIDKAYQQYGRIDVLVNNAGLQHVSPIEEFPTAKFELMIKIMLTAPFVAIKHVLPIMKKQGFGRIINVSSINGLVGFAGKAAYNSAKHGVIGLTKVAALESAPFGITVNSICPGYVDTPLVRGQLKDIATTRNVPLEKVLEEVIYPLVPQKRLLDVSEIADYAMFLSSNQAKSVTGQAVVIDGGYTAQ; translated from the coding sequence ATGGTAGAAAATAAAGTAGTAGTCATAACAGGTTCAGCAAGCGGAATCGGATTTGAATTAGGAAAATCCTATGCAGAAAACGGAAGTAAAGTAGTACTGACGGATCTGAATGAAGAAGGCGTTAAGGCGGCAGCCGAAAACCTTAAAGACCTTGGATATGAAGCGATCGGCCTTAAAGCGGACGTAACAAGTGAAGAGGATATCCGGAACATGATCGATAAAGCTTACCAACAATATGGACGCATCGATGTACTCGTGAACAATGCGGGATTACAGCATGTATCACCAATTGAAGAGTTTCCGACAGCGAAATTCGAGCTCATGATCAAGATTATGCTAACGGCTCCTTTCGTCGCCATCAAGCACGTTCTTCCTATCATGAAGAAACAAGGATTCGGCCGTATCATCAATGTCTCTTCCATCAACGGTTTAGTAGGTTTTGCAGGGAAAGCTGCCTATAACAGCGCCAAACACGGTGTGATCGGATTGACGAAAGTAGCGGCACTTGAGTCTGCTCCATTTGGCATTACAGTGAACTCCATTTGCCCTGGTTATGTGGATACACCACTCGTAAGAGGACAATTGAAGGATATTGCCACTACGCGCAACGTTCCTTTAGAAAAAGTATTGGAAGAGGTCATCTATCCGTTAGTCCCTCAAAAACGCTTGCTCGATGTCAGTGAAATTGCCGATTACGCAATGTTCCTGTCCAGTAATCAAGCGAAGAGTGTAACGGGACAAGCAGTTGTCATCGACGGTGGATATACGGCACAATAA